From the genome of Vicia villosa cultivar HV-30 ecotype Madison, WI linkage group LG2, Vvil1.0, whole genome shotgun sequence, one region includes:
- the LOC131652203 gene encoding triacylglycerol lipase OBL1-like, whose product MAATCDKGFADSYMILNPEDAHFFDIFHILFSRNIGHRKFVDSNAEGDVEGSFRGRWLIFISIVLQKLLLFIAKPLAKLGSCVEMLINLIPLNGGIIAIIINFFSGHLEIPDPKSHRYVSFIGNLDTRVKCDILKREDNKYYVSLAMMASKASYENEAYLRSTIAHEWKMEFVGFFDCWNEYQGKATTQVLILLDKSKDRDTYVVAFRGTEPFDADAWCTDLDISWYGIPGVGKVHGGFMKALGLQKNIGWPKEIERDEKLAPLAYYVIRDILRKCLSENPNAKFILTGHSLGGALAILFPTIMFLHDEKLLIERLEGIYTFGQPRVGDEKFAQYMREKMKENCVRYCRFVYCNDIVPRLPYDDKDMLFKHFGICLFFNRRYELEILEEEPNKNYFSPWCVIPMVYNAILELIRSFTIAYRNGPHYREGWFLFFFRMVGLLIPGVPAHGPQDYINSTLLGSIEKHFKED is encoded by the exons ATGGCAGCAACTTGTGATAAGGGATTTGCAGATAGTTATATGATATTAAATCCAGAAGATGCTCATTTCtttgatatttttcatattttattttcccGTAATATTGGGCATAGAAAATTTGTGGACAGTAATGCTGAGGGAGATGTTGAGGGAAGTTTCAGAGGTAGATGGCTTATATTTATCTCTATTGTTCTACAGAAGTTGTTGCTCTTCATTGCTAAACCACTTGCTAAGTTAGGATCTTGTGTTGAGATGTTGATTAATCTCATTCCTCTTAATGGAGGCATCATTGCGATCATAATCAACTTTTTCTCTG GTCATTTGGAAATCCCAGATCCTAAATCACACAGATATGTGTCTTTCATTGGAAATTTGGATACAAGAGTTAAATGTGACATTCTCAAACGTGAAGACAACAAATATTATGTTTCTCTTGCTATGATGGCTTCAAAAGCAAGCTATGAAAACGAAGCTTACCTTAGATCAACAATCGCACATGAATGGaag ATGGAATTTGTGGGATTTTTCGATTGCTGGAATG AATACCAAGGAAAGGCTACAACCCAAGTCTTAATATTGTTGGACAAATCTAAGGACCGGGACACTTATGTGGTGGCTTTTAGAGGAACAGAACCCTTTGATGCAGATGCATGGTGCACAGATCTTGACATATCTTGGTATGGTATTCCTGGTGTTGGAAAAGTTCATGGTGGATTCATGAAAGCTTTAGGATTACAAAAGAATATAGGTTGgcctaaagagattgaaagaGATGAAAAACTTGCTCCACTAGCTTATTATGTTATTAGAGACATACTAAGAAAATGTTTGAGTGAAAAccctaatgcaaagttcatactTACGGGTCATAGTTTGGGGGGAGCATTGGCAATACTATTTCCAACAATCATGTTCTTGCATGATGAGAAATTGTTGATTGAGAGGTTGGAAGGGATTTATACATTTGGACAACCGAGAGTTGGAGATGAAAAATTTGCACAATATATGAGAGAGAAAATGAAGGAAAATTGTGTGAGGTATTGTAGATTTGTTTATTGCAATGACATTGTTCCAAGGTTGCCTTATGATGATAAGGATATGTTGTTCAAGCACTTTGGGatttgtcttttctttaataggCGATATGAACTCGAG ATTCTTGAAgaagaaccaaacaagaactaTTTCTCACCTTGGTGTGTTATACCTATGGTATACAATGCCATATTGGAGCTTATAAGAAGCTTTACCATTGCTTATAGAAATGGACCTCATTATAGAGAAGGATGGTTTCTCTTCTTTTTTAGGATGGTTGGTTTACTCATTCCTGGAGTACCTGCTCATGGTCCTCAAGATTACATTAATTCCACTCTTCTTGGATCAATTGAAAAGCATTTTAAAGAAGATTAA